Proteins encoded in a region of the Geobacillus genomosp. 3 genome:
- the mutL gene encoding DNA mismatch repair endonuclease MutL produces MGRIRKLDDQLANKIAAGEVVERPASVVKELVENAIDAHSTAIDIELEEAGMAKIRIIDNGDGMEEDDCLLAFERHATSKIQDEHDLFRIRTLGFRGEALPSIASVSEVELTTGTGRGSGTKLVLKGGALVSRERAAGRKGTDITVSNLFFNTPARLKYMKTIHTELGHAADVVNRLALAHPDVSFRLRHHGKTLLATNGGGDVRHVLAAIYGMETAKQMIPIEAESLDFAVHGYVSLPEVTRASRNYISLIVNGRYVRNMPLMKAIEAGYHTLLPVGRYPIVFLAIEMDPVLVDVNVHPAKLEVRFSKEAELHALITDAIRRAFRERTLIPSIPADSKAAKAKAEQAAWTFAHRVHEPAVQPDKETERTGSVTAAVPPANQRWAAQPPAVGRNDAPAAQKEDGTPVISEREAGDANNLPASKSKSTDEVGEAPTSTRLPADGTERKRVTDRLPPLYPIGQLHGTYILAENEDGLYMIDQHAAQERINYEYFREKLGDVTNEVQELLVPLTFEYPANEYERIAARRDELARCGVFLEPFGPRTFLVRSHPVWFPKGKEKEIIEEMIEYVLAAKTVDIKKLREQAAIVMSCKRAIKANHHLRTDELFALLETLRQTTDPFTCPHGRPVIVHFSTYEIEKLFKRVM; encoded by the coding sequence ATGGGGCGCATCCGCAAGCTCGACGATCAGCTGGCAAACAAAATTGCCGCCGGCGAAGTTGTCGAACGGCCGGCTTCGGTCGTGAAAGAGCTCGTCGAAAACGCCATCGACGCCCATAGCACAGCCATTGACATTGAACTCGAGGAAGCCGGGATGGCGAAAATCCGCATCATCGACAACGGTGACGGAATGGAGGAAGACGATTGCCTTCTTGCGTTTGAACGGCATGCGACAAGCAAAATTCAAGATGAGCACGATTTGTTCCGCATTCGCACACTCGGCTTTCGCGGCGAGGCGCTGCCAAGCATCGCGTCCGTGTCGGAAGTCGAGTTGACGACCGGCACGGGCCGCGGATCGGGGACGAAGCTTGTGTTAAAAGGCGGCGCTCTCGTGTCCCGCGAGCGGGCAGCCGGACGTAAAGGAACCGACATCACGGTATCAAACTTATTTTTCAATACTCCGGCTAGGCTAAAATATATGAAAACGATCCATACCGAGCTCGGTCATGCGGCCGATGTCGTCAACCGGTTGGCGCTTGCTCATCCGGACGTGTCATTTCGGCTTCGCCATCATGGCAAAACGCTGCTGGCGACAAACGGCGGCGGCGATGTCCGGCATGTGCTCGCTGCCATTTACGGTATGGAAACGGCGAAACAAATGATTCCTATTGAAGCGGAGTCGCTTGACTTTGCCGTTCACGGCTATGTTTCGCTGCCTGAAGTGACGCGCGCTTCGCGCAATTATATATCGCTTATCGTCAACGGACGCTACGTGCGCAACATGCCGCTCATGAAGGCCATTGAGGCCGGCTATCATACATTGTTGCCGGTCGGCCGCTATCCGATTGTATTTCTAGCGATTGAAATGGATCCAGTGCTCGTCGATGTGAACGTGCACCCGGCGAAACTCGAAGTCCGTTTTAGCAAAGAAGCTGAGTTGCATGCGCTTATTACTGATGCGATCCGCCGCGCGTTCCGCGAGCGGACGCTCATCCCGTCTATCCCCGCCGACAGCAAGGCAGCCAAAGCGAAGGCGGAGCAAGCGGCTTGGACGTTTGCCCACCGCGTTCATGAACCGGCCGTCCAGCCCGACAAGGAGACGGAGAGAACCGGAAGTGTGACCGCGGCGGTGCCTCCGGCCAACCAACGGTGGGCCGCCCAGCCGCCCGCAGTCGGTCGGAATGATGCGCCCGCCGCCCAGAAAGAAGACGGGACGCCGGTAATTTCGGAAAGAGAGGCGGGCGATGCCAACAATTTGCCCGCTTCCAAATCGAAGTCAACTGATGAGGTGGGGGAAGCACCGACATCAACGCGTCTGCCGGCCGATGGAACAGAGAGGAAACGGGTGACCGATCGTCTTCCGCCGCTGTATCCGATCGGCCAGTTGCATGGCACTTATATTTTGGCCGAGAACGAAGACGGGCTGTATATGATCGATCAGCATGCAGCACAGGAGCGGATCAATTATGAATATTTCCGGGAAAAACTTGGGGACGTGACGAACGAAGTGCAAGAGCTGCTCGTTCCGCTCACATTTGAATATCCGGCCAACGAATACGAGCGAATCGCCGCCCGCCGTGACGAGCTCGCCCGCTGCGGTGTGTTTCTTGAGCCATTCGGTCCACGGACGTTTCTCGTTCGTTCCCACCCTGTGTGGTTTCCAAAAGGGAAAGAAAAAGAAATCATTGAAGAAATGATTGAATACGTGCTGGCGGCCAAAACGGTCGATATAAAGAAGCTGCGCGAGCAAGCCGCCATCGTCATGAGTTGCAAGCGCGCCATTAAAGCGAATCACCATTTGCGCACCGATGAATTGTTCGCCCTGTTAGAAACGCTGCGGCAAACGACCGATCCGTTTACATGCCCGCACGGCCGGCCGGTCATCGTTCATTTTTCAACATATGAAATTGAAAAACTGTTTAAACGGGTAATGTAA
- a CDS encoding glycine betaine uptake BCCT transporter, whose amino-acid sequence MQKTTTVFYISIAIAVLFVIWGIIPKTWLPHYNLNDVSSAVHAFLINKFGWFYLLSASLFLAFCLFLIFSRYGNIRLGRDGEKPEYSYMTWFAMLFSAGMGIGLVFWGVAEPLSHYYTPPTGEGATAEAARLAMRYSFFHWGLHPWAIYGVLALALAYFQFRKREAGVISRTLRPLFGARTEGGLGTAIDTLAVYATVFGVATSLGLGAIQISGGLQHLFPAIPNTFSTQLIVIVVVTVLFMLSAQTGLNKGIKWLSNINIALAFLLMFFMLFAGPTNFIMDVFTATIGTYLQNLPSMSFRLNPFEQNDWPKVWTIFYWAWWIAWAPFVGTFIARISRGRTIREFMIGVLAVPTIFSALWFSVFGGSALYLEQFQHAGIGEIMNEKGIETALFFTFEHFPLASLLSGLAILLICTFFVTSADSATFVLGMQTTNGSLNPPNSVKFVWGIVQSAAAAILLWTGGLEALQTASIIAAFPFAIIMILIVLSLIRSFQQEAARKAQQPVQS is encoded by the coding sequence ATGCAAAAAACGACAACTGTCTTTTACATTTCGATCGCCATTGCCGTGCTGTTTGTCATTTGGGGAATCATCCCGAAAACTTGGCTGCCGCACTACAATTTAAATGACGTGAGCAGCGCTGTCCACGCCTTTCTCATCAACAAGTTCGGCTGGTTTTATTTGCTCAGCGCTTCGCTTTTTTTGGCATTTTGCTTGTTCTTGATTTTTTCCCGTTACGGGAACATCCGTCTCGGCCGCGATGGAGAGAAGCCGGAGTACAGCTATATGACATGGTTTGCCATGCTGTTTAGCGCCGGGATGGGAATCGGGTTAGTGTTTTGGGGAGTAGCTGAACCGTTGTCCCACTATTATACGCCGCCAACCGGCGAAGGAGCGACGGCGGAAGCCGCCCGTTTAGCCATGCGCTATTCGTTTTTCCATTGGGGGCTTCATCCATGGGCCATTTATGGGGTTCTTGCCTTGGCGCTTGCTTACTTTCAGTTCCGCAAACGGGAGGCCGGCGTCATCAGCCGCACGCTGCGCCCGTTGTTTGGCGCGCGAACGGAAGGCGGCCTCGGGACAGCCATTGACACATTGGCTGTGTACGCAACCGTCTTTGGCGTCGCCACCTCGTTAGGGTTGGGGGCCATTCAAATCAGCGGGGGATTGCAGCATCTGTTCCCGGCCATTCCAAACACCTTTTCAACCCAATTGATCGTGATTGTCGTTGTCACCGTATTGTTCATGCTTTCTGCGCAAACCGGGTTGAATAAAGGGATCAAATGGCTGAGCAACATCAATATCGCGCTGGCGTTTCTGCTCATGTTTTTCATGCTGTTTGCCGGCCCGACGAATTTCATTATGGATGTATTTACAGCGACAATCGGGACATATTTACAAAATTTGCCTTCTATGAGTTTTCGTCTTAACCCGTTTGAACAAAATGATTGGCCGAAAGTATGGACGATCTTTTATTGGGCATGGTGGATCGCTTGGGCACCGTTCGTCGGGACGTTTATCGCCCGCATTTCCCGGGGGCGCACGATTCGCGAATTTATGATCGGCGTCCTGGCCGTCCCCACAATTTTCAGCGCCCTTTGGTTTTCCGTCTTCGGCGGATCGGCGCTCTATTTGGAACAGTTCCAGCATGCCGGCATCGGCGAGATCATGAATGAAAAAGGGATAGAGACGGCTCTGTTCTTCACCTTTGAGCATTTTCCGCTCGCTTCGCTTCTTTCCGGGCTGGCCATTTTGCTGATTTGCACGTTTTTTGTCACATCGGCCGATTCAGCCACGTTCGTGCTCGGCATGCAGACGACAAACGGCAGCTTGAATCCGCCGAATTCCGTCAAGTTCGTCTGGGGCATCGTCCAATCAGCGGCAGCGGCCATTTTGCTTTGGACCGGCGGCCTAGAGGCGTTACAAACCGCTTCGATTATCGCTGCGTTCCCGTTTGCGATCATCATGATTTTGATCGTTCTTTCCCTCATCCGTTCATTCCAGCAGGAAGCGGCGCGAAAGGCGCAACAACCTGTCCAATCGTGA
- a CDS encoding 2-oxoacid:ferredoxin oxidoreductase subunit beta, translating to MATFKDFRNDVKPNWCPGCGDFSVQAAIQRAAANLGLEPHQLAVISGIGCSGRISGYIHAYGFHGTHGRALPLAQGVKMANRDLTVIAAGGDGDGFAIGMGHTVHAIRRNIDITYIVMDNQIYGLTKGQTSPRSAAGFKTKSTPQGSIEPALSPLEIALSAGATFVAQSFSSDLKELTSLIEEGVKHKGFSLINVFSPCVTYNKVNTYEWFKEHLLKVNDIEGYDPSNREMAMQTVMKYNGLVTGLIYQNNEQKSYQELVPGYSEEPLSEADLKLSKEKFAELMAEFM from the coding sequence ATGGCCACCTTTAAAGATTTCCGCAATGATGTGAAGCCAAACTGGTGCCCGGGCTGCGGCGATTTTTCCGTGCAAGCCGCCATCCAGCGCGCTGCCGCCAACTTGGGGCTTGAGCCGCACCAGCTGGCTGTCATTTCCGGAATCGGCTGCTCAGGCCGCATTTCCGGTTACATTCACGCCTACGGGTTTCACGGCACGCACGGCCGCGCTTTGCCGCTCGCCCAAGGAGTGAAAATGGCGAACCGCGACTTGACGGTCATCGCCGCCGGCGGCGACGGCGATGGATTTGCGATCGGCATGGGGCACACGGTTCACGCCATCCGCCGCAACATCGACATCACGTACATCGTCATGGACAACCAAATTTATGGGCTGACGAAAGGGCAAACATCGCCGCGCAGCGCCGCCGGATTTAAAACGAAAAGCACGCCGCAAGGGTCGATCGAACCGGCTTTGTCGCCTCTTGAAATCGCGTTAAGCGCCGGGGCGACGTTTGTTGCGCAAAGCTTTTCAAGCGATTTAAAAGAGCTGACAAGCTTGATTGAAGAAGGCGTCAAACATAAAGGCTTTTCGCTCATCAACGTCTTTAGCCCGTGCGTTACGTACAATAAAGTAAACACATATGAATGGTTTAAAGAGCATTTATTGAAAGTGAACGACATTGAAGGATACGATCCATCCAATCGGGAGATGGCGATGCAAACGGTGATGAAATATAACGGGCTCGTCACCGGGCTGATTTACCAAAATAACGAGCAAAAGTCGTACCAAGAGCTCGTCCCGGGTTATAGCGAGGAGCCGCTTTCCGAGGCTGATTTGAAACTAAGCAAAGAAAAATTCGCCGAGCTGATGGCAGAGTTTATGTAA
- the miaB gene encoding tRNA (N6-isopentenyl adenosine(37)-C2)-methylthiotransferase MiaB, with amino-acid sequence MNEKQRLEQTGQIQTASHPADRKSDLDRLKQKTTKDYEKYFTTVFLPPNLKEAKKRGKEEVQYVNDFAIPDEFRGMGRGRKFYIRTYGCQMNEHDTEVMAGIFMALGYEPTDRPEDANVILLNTCAIRENAENKVFGELGYLKPLKTTNPDLLLGVCGCMSQEEAVVNKILKQYQYVDMIFGTHNIHRLPYILHEAYMSKEMVVEVWSKEGDVVENLPKARKGRIKAWVNIMYGCDKFCTYCIVPYTRGKERSRRPEDIIQEVRQLAAQGYKEITLLGQNVNAYGKDFADIQYGLGDLMDELRKIDIARIRFTTSHPRDFDDRLIEVLAKRGNLVEHIHLPVQSGSTEILKMMGRKYTREDYLELVRKIKAAIPDVALTTDIIVGFPNETDEQFEETLSLYREVEFDSAYTFIYSPREGTPAAKMNDNVPMDVKKERLQRLNALVQEMAAKKMKQYEGQIVEVLVEGESKTNPDVLAGYTRKNKLVHFVGPKSLVGQLVNVRITQAKTWTLTGELVNEAIEVN; translated from the coding sequence ATGAACGAAAAACAACGTTTGGAACAAACGGGACAAATTCAAACAGCCAGCCATCCAGCGGACAGAAAATCCGACTTGGATCGGCTGAAACAAAAAACGACGAAAGACTATGAGAAATATTTCACTACCGTGTTTCTTCCGCCCAACTTAAAAGAGGCGAAAAAGCGCGGCAAAGAAGAAGTTCAATATGTGAACGACTTCGCGATCCCGGACGAGTTTCGCGGCATGGGACGGGGGCGGAAGTTTTACATTCGCACGTACGGTTGCCAAATGAATGAGCACGACACAGAAGTGATGGCCGGCATTTTCATGGCGCTTGGCTATGAGCCGACCGACCGTCCGGAAGACGCCAACGTCATTTTGCTTAACACGTGTGCGATCCGTGAAAACGCAGAAAACAAAGTGTTTGGCGAACTCGGCTACTTAAAGCCGCTGAAAACGACGAATCCGGACTTGCTGCTTGGCGTGTGCGGCTGTATGTCGCAAGAAGAAGCAGTCGTCAACAAAATTTTGAAGCAATACCAATATGTCGATATGATTTTCGGCACGCACAACATCCATCGCCTGCCGTATATTTTACATGAGGCGTATATGTCGAAAGAAATGGTCGTCGAGGTTTGGTCGAAAGAAGGCGACGTCGTCGAAAACTTGCCGAAAGCACGCAAAGGCCGCATTAAAGCGTGGGTCAACATCATGTACGGCTGCGACAAGTTTTGTACGTATTGCATCGTTCCGTATACGCGCGGCAAGGAGCGAAGCCGCCGTCCGGAAGACATCATTCAGGAAGTGCGTCAGCTCGCCGCCCAAGGGTATAAAGAAATCACACTGCTTGGACAAAACGTCAACGCCTACGGGAAAGACTTCGCCGATATCCAATACGGCCTTGGCGATTTAATGGACGAGCTGCGCAAAATCGATATTGCGCGCATCCGCTTTACGACAAGCCATCCGCGCGACTTTGACGACCGGCTCATCGAAGTGCTGGCCAAACGCGGCAATTTAGTCGAGCATATTCATTTACCGGTGCAATCAGGCAGCACGGAAATTTTGAAAATGATGGGCCGCAAATATACGCGCGAAGACTATTTGGAACTCGTCCGCAAAATAAAAGCGGCCATTCCGGACGTCGCATTGACGACGGACATCATCGTCGGCTTCCCGAACGAAACGGATGAGCAGTTTGAAGAAACGCTGTCGCTTTACCGTGAAGTGGAGTTTGATTCGGCGTATACGTTCATTTACTCGCCGCGTGAAGGCACCCCGGCGGCAAAAATGAATGACAACGTGCCGATGGACGTGAAAAAAGAGCGTCTTCAACGCCTAAACGCCCTCGTTCAAGAAATGGCGGCGAAAAAAATGAAGCAATACGAAGGGCAAATCGTCGAAGTGCTCGTTGAAGGTGAAAGCAAAACGAACCCGGATGTGTTGGCCGGCTATACGCGCAAAAACAAACTTGTCCACTTCGTCGGCCCGAAATCGCTCGTCGGCCAATTGGTCAACGTGCGCATTACGCAGGCGAAAACGTGGACACTGACGGGCGAATTAGTGAATGAAGCGATCGAGGTGAACTGA
- the mutS gene encoding DNA mismatch repair protein MutS — translation MPSYTPMIQQYLHIKAQYPDAFLFFRLGDFYEMFFDDAIKAAQELEITLTSRDGGGDERVPMCGVPYHSAQGYIEQLVEKGYKVAICEQVEDPKTAKGVVRREVVQLITPGTLMEGKGLTEKENHYLATLTPFADGTYGLAYADLSTGEVRLTLLSSWEETVNELHAIGAREVVIGSDSAAEWVQQLKERYGAAVSYEDETSLRDEWSSVAGHVTQEKLRATVARLLHYLIRTQKRQLDHLQAAELYQVDQYMKMDRHSKLHLELVETVRSKGRKGSLLWLLDETVTAMGGRLLKQWLDRPLIDRSEIERRLDFVETLKTSYFERHELRDGLRGVYDIERLVGRVAYGNANARDLVQLKKSLAQVPALRQTVSGLPLAEADKLCSRLDPCEELIGLLERAIQEQPPLSVKEGNIIKDGYDERLDRYRDASRNGKAWIAELEAKEREATGIKSLKVGYNRVFGYYIEVTKPNLPLIPEGRYERKQTLANAERFITAELKEKETLILEAEEKSIELEYELFVAIREHVKQYIPRLQTLAKAVAELDVLQSLATVSDERRYVRPQFSAERVLSIERGRHPVVEKVLGAQTYVPNDCYMNREREMLLITGPNMAGKSTYMRQVALTAIMAQIGCFVPAERAILPIFDQVFTRIGAADDLSAGQSTFMVEMLEARRAIAHATQNSLILFDEIGRGTSTYDGMALAQAMIEYIHDHIGAKTLFSTHYHELTALESSLERLCNVHARAVEENGKVVFLHQIADGPADRSYGIHVAELAGLPAPLIRRARDILAKLERPAGNGASERGLEGEAGREDNALTEEAFGRRQSGLESDAGSSAGRAAERSVEREAGRRAGAASADAVNEAAFEQLSMFPDLVPTPAESHLSGKEKKVLAALRTINLLEMTPLEALNKLYELQKLLR, via the coding sequence ATGCCATCGTATACACCGATGATTCAACAATATTTGCATATTAAGGCGCAATATCCAGACGCGTTTTTGTTTTTCCGGCTTGGCGACTTTTACGAAATGTTTTTTGATGACGCCATAAAGGCGGCGCAAGAGTTGGAAATCACACTGACAAGCCGTGACGGAGGCGGCGATGAACGGGTGCCGATGTGCGGAGTGCCGTACCATTCGGCGCAAGGCTATATTGAACAGCTCGTGGAAAAAGGCTATAAAGTGGCGATTTGCGAACAAGTGGAAGATCCGAAAACGGCAAAAGGCGTCGTGCGCCGCGAAGTGGTTCAGCTGATCACCCCCGGGACGCTAATGGAGGGCAAAGGGCTCACCGAGAAAGAAAACCATTATTTAGCGACGTTGACGCCGTTTGCCGACGGTACATACGGATTGGCTTACGCCGATTTGTCGACCGGCGAAGTCCGGCTGACGCTCCTTTCTTCGTGGGAGGAGACAGTGAACGAACTGCATGCCATCGGGGCGCGGGAAGTCGTCATCGGCTCCGACAGCGCTGCCGAGTGGGTGCAACAGCTGAAAGAACGGTACGGAGCGGCCGTCTCATATGAAGACGAAACATCGCTGCGGGACGAATGGAGCAGCGTTGCCGGCCATGTGACGCAAGAAAAGCTGCGGGCGACCGTCGCCCGCTTGCTCCATTATCTCATCCGCACGCAAAAACGGCAGCTCGATCATCTGCAGGCGGCTGAGTTGTACCAAGTCGATCAGTATATGAAAATGGATCGGCATTCGAAGCTGCACTTAGAGTTAGTTGAAACGGTGCGGTCAAAAGGGAGGAAAGGCTCGCTTTTATGGCTGTTGGATGAAACGGTGACGGCGATGGGCGGCCGCCTCTTGAAGCAATGGCTTGACCGGCCGCTTATTGACCGGAGTGAAATTGAACGGCGCCTCGATTTTGTGGAAACGTTGAAAACGTCCTATTTTGAACGGCATGAGCTGCGCGATGGGCTGCGCGGCGTCTATGACATCGAGCGGCTCGTCGGCCGCGTCGCCTACGGCAACGCCAATGCCCGCGATCTTGTGCAGTTGAAGAAATCGCTCGCTCAAGTGCCGGCTCTCCGCCAGACGGTAAGCGGTTTGCCGCTTGCTGAAGCGGACAAGCTGTGCAGTCGCCTTGATCCGTGTGAAGAGCTCATCGGTTTGCTCGAGCGCGCCATTCAAGAGCAGCCGCCGCTTTCCGTCAAAGAAGGAAACATCATTAAAGACGGGTATGATGAGCGGCTTGACCGCTACCGCGATGCGAGCCGCAACGGCAAAGCGTGGATCGCCGAACTCGAGGCGAAAGAGCGGGAGGCAACCGGCATTAAATCGCTCAAAGTCGGTTATAATCGCGTATTCGGCTACTATATTGAAGTGACGAAGCCGAACCTTCCCCTCATCCCGGAAGGGCGCTACGAACGGAAACAGACGCTCGCCAACGCCGAGCGTTTCATTACAGCCGAGTTGAAAGAAAAAGAGACGCTTATCTTAGAAGCGGAAGAAAAAAGCATCGAGCTCGAGTACGAGCTGTTTGTCGCCATTCGCGAGCACGTGAAGCAATACATCCCACGCCTGCAGACGCTCGCCAAAGCCGTTGCCGAGCTCGATGTGCTTCAGTCGCTGGCGACGGTGAGCGACGAACGCCGCTACGTGCGCCCGCAGTTTTCCGCCGAGCGCGTCTTGTCCATCGAACGGGGGCGTCACCCGGTCGTGGAAAAAGTGCTTGGCGCGCAAACGTACGTGCCGAACGACTGCTATATGAATCGCGAGCGGGAAATGCTGCTCATCACCGGGCCGAATATGGCCGGGAAAAGCACATACATGCGGCAAGTGGCGCTCACCGCCATCATGGCGCAAATCGGTTGCTTCGTCCCGGCCGAGCGGGCGATATTGCCGATTTTTGATCAAGTGTTCACCCGCATCGGCGCTGCTGACGACCTGTCGGCAGGGCAAAGCACGTTTATGGTGGAAATGCTCGAAGCGCGTCGCGCCATCGCCCATGCAACGCAAAACAGCCTCATTTTATTCGATGAAATTGGGCGCGGCACATCGACGTACGACGGCATGGCGCTCGCTCAGGCGATGATTGAATACATCCACGATCATATCGGCGCGAAGACGTTGTTTAGCACGCATTATCATGAGCTGACCGCGTTGGAAAGCTCGCTCGAACGGCTATGCAACGTCCATGCCCGCGCCGTTGAAGAAAACGGAAAAGTCGTCTTTTTGCACCAAATCGCCGATGGCCCGGCCGATCGCAGTTACGGCATTCACGTCGCCGAGCTGGCCGGGCTGCCTGCGCCCCTCATTCGGCGCGCCCGGGACATTTTAGCTAAGCTCGAGCGACCGGCTGGAAACGGCGCCTCTGAACGCGGGCTTGAAGGGGAAGCCGGACGGGAGGATAACGCATTAACGGAAGAGGCTTTCGGGCGGCGGCAAAGCGGGTTGGAATCGGACGCAGGATCGTCCGCTGGCCGCGCTGCCGAGCGAAGCGTTGAGCGGGAAGCCGGGCGTAGGGCGGGCGCGGCATCGGCCGACGCTGTAAACGAAGCGGCCTTCGAACAATTGAGCATGTTTCCGGACTTAGTCCCGACGCCTGCGGAGTCGCACTTGTCCGGCAAAGAGAAAAAGGTACTGGCGGCGTTAAGGACGATCAATCTGCTTGAGATGACGCCGCTTGAGGCGTTAAACAAGCTATATGAACTGCAAAAATTGCTGAGGTAA
- a CDS encoding RicAFT regulatory complex protein RicA family protein, with translation MAKYTRDEILAQAKQLAKMIAETEEVDFFKRAEEKIHQNEKVSALINELKSLQKQAVNLQHYGKHEALKRVEAKIDAIYEQLEQIPIVSEFQQSQTDVNDLLQLVASTISNTVTDEILASTGGDVLRGETGAALRYNKHGGCH, from the coding sequence ATGGCAAAATATACGCGGGACGAGATTTTGGCGCAGGCAAAGCAACTGGCAAAAATGATCGCCGAAACGGAAGAGGTCGACTTTTTCAAGCGGGCGGAAGAAAAAATCCACCAAAACGAAAAAGTGAGCGCATTGATTAATGAATTAAAATCGCTGCAAAAACAAGCCGTAAACTTGCAGCATTACGGCAAACATGAAGCGCTGAAGCGGGTCGAGGCGAAAATTGACGCCATTTACGAACAGCTCGAACAAATTCCGATTGTCAGCGAGTTTCAACAATCGCAAACCGATGTCAACGACTTGCTTCAGCTCGTCGCCTCGACGATTTCCAATACGGTGACCGATGAAATTCTCGCTTCGACCGGCGGCGATGTGCTGCGCGGCGAAACGGGGGCCGCGCTTCGCTACAACAAGCATGGCGGCTGCCATTGA
- a CDS encoding outer spore coat protein CotE, producing MSEYREIITKAVVGKGRKFTQSTHTVTAPNRPSSILGCWIINHRYEAKKCDKTVEIHGHYDINVWYSYNNNTRTEVVTETVSYTDVVKLKYRDKDNLISDDTDVIVRVIQQPNCLECTISPNGNKIVVDVEREFVAEVIGETKVCVAINPEGCGKDDDFCDDDDLDEELEDLSPDLLLGEEE from the coding sequence ATGTCTGAATACAGAGAAATTATTACGAAAGCCGTTGTCGGCAAAGGCCGCAAATTTACGCAATCGACCCATACGGTGACGGCGCCGAACCGCCCGTCGAGCATTCTTGGCTGCTGGATTATCAACCACCGCTATGAAGCGAAAAAATGCGATAAAACGGTCGAAATTCACGGCCACTACGACATTAACGTCTGGTATTCATACAACAACAATACGAGAACAGAAGTCGTTACCGAAACCGTCTCGTATACGGACGTTGTGAAGTTAAAATATCGCGATAAAGACAATTTGATTAGCGATGACACCGACGTGATCGTCCGCGTCATCCAGCAGCCGAACTGCTTGGAATGCACCATTTCGCCGAACGGCAACAAAATCGTCGTCGATGTCGAGCGGGAGTTTGTCGCGGAAGTGATCGGCGAGACAAAAGTGTGTGTCGCCATCAACCCGGAAGGATGCGGCAAAGATGACGATTTTTGTGACGATGACGACCTTGATGAAGAATTGGAAGATTTAAGCCCGGATTTGTTGCTCGGCGAAGAAGAGTAA
- a CDS encoding LysM peptidoglycan-binding domain-containing protein yields MKKTLLLTGTLIGSLLAGHAASAAGYTVQKGDTLWKIARKYDTTVDRLKQQNGLSSDLIFPGQVLQVNGQSESRQAVSNTYTIQSGDTLSGIARKFGTSVEALLKLNPSIADPDFIRVGQAIQVAGGTTDKRTYTVQPAAAAVNGQYIVQKGDTLSGIAKKFQISIDRLLSLNPQIANPNVIRVGQAIKVAGGTTDVQQAERQASVAQPVVAESSASLADRIIEIGEKYLGARYLYGASPSRTDVFDCSSFTMRVFSEAGISLPRSSAAQAQAGRAVSFNQLQKGDLVFFDTDSNGTINHVGIYAGNGQMINATVSLGVTYSSLTSSYWKTRYVKAVRVLN; encoded by the coding sequence ATGAAAAAAACACTGCTACTTACTGGAACATTGATTGGATCATTATTGGCCGGCCATGCCGCCTCGGCCGCGGGCTATACGGTGCAAAAAGGAGACACGCTTTGGAAGATTGCGAGGAAATATGATACGACAGTCGATCGGTTAAAGCAACAAAACGGTTTGTCTTCTGACCTCATTTTTCCAGGTCAAGTATTGCAAGTCAATGGACAAAGCGAAAGTAGGCAAGCCGTTTCCAATACATATACTATCCAGTCCGGCGATACGTTAAGCGGAATCGCCCGCAAGTTCGGGACGTCGGTCGAAGCGTTGCTCAAACTGAATCCAAGCATTGCGGACCCCGATTTCATCCGCGTTGGGCAAGCGATTCAAGTGGCGGGCGGAACGACAGACAAACGTACATATACAGTGCAGCCGGCGGCTGCGGCTGTCAACGGTCAGTACATTGTCCAAAAAGGAGACACACTATCGGGGATTGCAAAAAAATTCCAAATAAGTATTGACCGGTTATTGTCGCTCAATCCGCAAATTGCCAACCCGAACGTCATCCGCGTCGGACAAGCCATTAAAGTAGCCGGCGGAACGACCGACGTGCAGCAAGCCGAGCGGCAAGCATCCGTTGCCCAACCGGTTGTCGCCGAGTCTTCTGCTTCACTCGCGGATCGGATCATCGAGATCGGCGAAAAATATTTAGGGGCGAGATATTTATACGGGGCAAGCCCGTCGCGCACGGACGTCTTTGACTGCTCGTCGTTTACGATGCGCGTCTTTAGCGAAGCGGGCATTTCGCTGCCGCGTTCCTCGGCCGCGCAGGCGCAAGCCGGACGGGCGGTGTCGTTTAACCAACTGCAAAAAGGCGACCTTGTCTTTTTTGACACCGATTCAAACGGCACGATCAACCACGTCGGCATTTACGCCGGCAACGGACAAATGATCAACGCTACCGTTTCGCTCGGCGTTACGTATTCATCGCTTACGTCATCGTATTGGAAAACACGGTATGTGAAAGCGGTTCGGGTGCTCAACTAA